In the genome of Nocardioides sp. NBC_00368, the window GTCGCGAGGCGAGAGGTCGACGGCGTCGCTGACCTGGCTCAAGCGGTACTCCTGACGCTGCTCGGAGCCGTCGTCGGGCTCCTTCTGGGCGTACTGGTCGGCGTGGCGCTGCTGGCCATCGACGCGGCCGCCATAGCGCCGGCGGTCGGGTGGTGGCGGGAGCGACGGTTCGGCAGGGTCGCCGCGCTCGCCGTTGCCTGGGTGTCGTTCATCGGCGCTCTGCTCTGGTGGTGGCCCGACCGCTTCCTCCCCGTTGCCCTGGTCGCGGGCTTCGGAGCCTGGTCCGTGTTTCTGGCCCACCGGCGGTTCGGCGAGTCGGAACCCCTCGCCCTGCTGGCGATCCCGCACCTCGGCGGCGTCGCCGTCACAACCCTTCTCGGCGAGCAAATCTTCTTCGGCAACCTGCTCTCGACGACGTACGTCGCGCCCGTGCTCTTCCTCATCATGGGGTGGCTCTCCTGGTGCGGCTGGCGAGCGATGCGCGCGGCCCAGCGGCTCACGGTGCGCGCGGCGGCGGACATCGTCTGGTCGGTCCAGCTCGGGCTGCTGCTCTCGCTCATGCTGGTGTGGTCGGCCGATCTGCTCCGCCTCGACCCGGCACAGGTCACGGCGGTCCGGGCCGTGCTGGAGAGCATGCAGACGTGGACCGCGGTGCACTGGGCGTACTGGCTGGCGGCCTACACCGCCCTCGCCGTGGGCAGCTTCGTCGTGCTGCGGTGGCCACAACGCTTCACCGAGTCCCGGCTGCCCCTGTTCGGCATGCTCAACACCGGCAAGCGGACGCTGGCCGGGATCAACATCGGCCTGATGGTCTCGCTGGTCTTCACCATCACCGCGGTGCCCGTCTCCGAGGGAGCGTGGAAGCGGCAGGTCGAGGAGCGCTACGCCCTCGAGACCCGGCACATCCGGCACGCTGAGGGCGAGGAGGCGGCGTACCACCAGATCCACCAGTACGTCACCGCGAACCGTCGCGCCATGGATCAGCTCCGGCCGGTCATCGAGGCCGTCGACGAGGCCGCGCCCACCGAGGCGGGACAGCCGGTCTCGGAGAGCGCCCGAGGCATCGCCCGCCAGCTCGGCCGTTTCCAGGCCGCGACCCTCCGCGTCCACGACGAGTCGCCAGCACGAGCGCCGGAGCTACCTGGCGATCCGGACGTGAGCGAGGCGTTGGCGGAGCTCGACGCGGCCCAGCAGACCAGATCACAGCAAGAGGCGCGGGCCGGCCGGTTCGCGGACGCCGCCGCGGCCGCGATCGCCAGCGCCCTCGACATCCCCGACGTCGGACGCAACGAGGTCGTCCACATCCTCAAGGCGTACCTCGGCGGGCTGGTCGAAGAAGGTCCGGTGCGCGACGTGGCCCGCCTGGCCTCCGTCGACCTCACCGCTCTCTACGACGCCGCCTACGACCTGACCCGGAGGGCCGCGATCCGCGCCGGCGTGGACGTATGGACGTTCAACGCGACGTACGGTCTCGGTCTCACCATGCCAGGAGAGTCGCCGCAGCTGGACGAGGTCGTGATCCTGGCCCGCCAGAACCACCATCTGAGCGACAGCAGCAGCCCGTGTCCGGGGTGCATCCACCCACCCGAGGGCGATGGGGTCCAGACCGGCGGCGGCACGTCCGGCGGCGGGGGCCGCCGCGGATAGACCGCCATTCGACGTACGAAATCGACCGCTCGTCGCGCGACCGCGCCGCCCACCGAGGGACCGCGCGCTACCCCGCGACGAGCGGGGCGAGCGAGCCCTAATGTGACTGCGATCACACGTCGCCCGTCCTTCACCCCCACGATGGACGGCCTCGTCAACGAAAGGGTTAACCGTGAGCGCTGAAGCACACGACCAAGCCCACCGGCACGACCCGGTCTACGACAGCCTGCACGCCACGGCGGAGTTTCGCGCTCTGCGGTCGGCGTACCGGAAGTTCGTCTTCCCGGCCACGGTGGCATTCCTGGCTTGGTACCTCCTCTACGTCGTCTGCTCGAACTGGGCGGAGGGCTTCATGAACACCAAGCTGGTCGGCAACATCAACGTCGCACTGGTCTTCGGACTCCTGCAGTTCGCGACCACGTTCGGCATCGCGTACTTCTACGCCAACTACTCCAACAAGCACCTCGACCCGCTGGCTCGGAAGCTCGACGAGGAATACGAGAGCCAGAAGAGGGAGGCCTGACATGGACGGTAGCCAGATCCTCACCACGGTCCTCTTCCTGGCCGTCGTCGCGATCACCATCGGCATCACCTTCTGGGCGAGCCGGCAGACGAAGACCGCCGCCGACTACTACGCCGGTGGCCGCGGCTTCTCCGGCTTCCAGAACGGTCTCGCGATCGGCGGCGACTACATGTCGGCCGCCTCGTTCCTCGGGATCTCCGGTGCCATCGCGTTGTCCGGCTACGACGGTTTCCTCTACTCGATCGGCTTCCTCGTCGCCTGGCTGGTGGCGCTGCTGCTGGTCGCTGAGGTGCTGCGCAACTCCGGTCGCTACACGATGGCGGACCAGCTGGCGTACCGGATGAAGCAGCGCCCGGTCCGACTGGCGGCCGCGACCTCCACGGTCGTCGTGTCGATCTTCTACCTGCTGGCCCAGATGGTCGGTGCCGGCGCCCTGGTGGCCCTGCTGCTCGGCGTCGAGGACCAGGCGGTCAAGAACATCGTGATCCTGTTCGTCGGCGCACTGATGATCTTCTACGTCACCGTCGGCGGGATGAAGGGCACCACCTGGGTCCAGATCGTCAAGGCCGTCCTGCTGATGACCGGCTCGGCGCTGATCGTCATCCTGGTGCTCGCCCAGTTCGGCTTCAACCTCTCCGAGCTGCTCGGCTCCGCCGCCGACGCCTCGGGCAAGGGCGACGCCTTCCTGCAGCCGGGTCTGAAGTACGGCCTCAGCTTCACCAGCGAGCTGGACTTCGTCTCGCTCGGGCTCGCCCTGGTGCTCGGCACCGCCGGCCTGCCGCACATCCTGATCCGCTTCTACACCGTCCCGACCTCGGCGGATGCCCGCAAGTCGGTGCTGTGGGCGATCGGCCTGATCGGCGTCTTCTACCTGTTCACCCTGGTCCTGGGCTTCGGTGCGGCCGCGCTGGTCGACCCGACCACCCTGGACAAGGCCGGAAACCTGGCGGCGCCGTTGCTCGCGCAGGAGGTCGGTGGCGGTGAGGGCTCCGTCGGGGGCGCCGTGCTGCTGGCGCTCATCGCCGCGGTCGCCTTCGCCACGATCCTCGCCGTGGTCGCGGGTCTGACGCTGACCTCCTCGGTCTCCGTCGCCCACGACATCTACAACTCGGTGATCAAGCGTGGCAAGGCCACCGAGAAGGAGGAGCTGAAGGTCTCGCGCTGGGCCGCGGCGGGCATCGGCCTGGTCGCGATCCTGCTGGCCATCCCGGCGCAGTCCCTGAACATCGCGTTCCTGGTGGCGCTGGCCTTCGCGGTCGCCGCCTCGGCGAACCTGCCGGCAATCATCTACAACATGTTCTGGGCGCGGTTCAACACCCGCGGCGCGACCTGGTCGATCTACGGCGGCCTGATCTCCTGCGTCGGTCTGGTGTTCTTCTCGCCGGTCGTCTCCGGCAAGACGGCCGTGGACGCGGTGACCGGCGAGACGATCTCCGCCTCGCTGTTCCCGCTCGGCGTGGACTTCTCCTGGTTCCCGCTGGAGAACCCGGGCATCATCTCCATCCCGCTCGGCTTCTTCCTGGGCTGGCTGGGCACGGTGACGTCGAAGGAGCCGGAGACCGCCGAGCGGTACGTCGAGCTCGAGGTCCGCGCCCTCACCGGCGCCGGCTCGGAGAAGGCGATCACGCACTGATCTCCCGCGGCGGGCCGTCGTACATCTGCAGTTGTACGACGGCCCGCCATCATTCTTTCCCCCGCACTACCCTGTGGCTTGAGCCACACATTTTTCGTACGTAGGAGTCACTGTGACCGACGAGACCCTGTCCAACCTGCTGCACGAGAAGCGCCGGTTCGAGCCCCCTGCCGAGCTCGCCGCCGCAGCCAACGTCAAGGCCGACGCCTACTCCGCCGCCGAGGAGGACCGGGACGCGTTCTGGGCCGCCGCCGCGGAACGGCTCACCTGGGCCAAGCCGTTCGATCGCGTCCTCAACTGGGACAACCCGCCGTTCGCGAAGTGGTTCGAGGGCGGCGAGATCAACGTGGCGTACAACGCCGTCGACCGCCACGTCGAGGCCGGCCTCGGCGACCGGGTCGCGATCCACTGGGTCGGCGAGCCGGCCGACGACAAGCGCACCATCACCTATGCCGAACTCAAGGACGAGGTCTCGCGGGCCGCGAACGCCTTCGAGGCGCTCGGAGTGTCGAAGGGCGACCGGGTCGCGATCTACATGCCGATGATCCCCGAGGCCGTCTTCGCGATGCTGGCCTGCGCGCGGATCGGCGCGATCCACACCGTCATCTTCGGTGGGTTCTCGGCCGAGGCCCTGGCCGCCCGGATCACCGACTGCAACGCTAAGCTCGTGGTCACCTCCGACGGCGGCTACCGCCGCGGCGCGCCGTCGGCGCTCAAGCCGGCCGTCGACGAGGCGCTGGGCAAGGTCGACGACGGCATCGTGGAGAACGTCGTCGTCGTCCGCCGCACCGGCCAGGACGTCGAGTGGAACGACGCCGTCGACAAGTGGTGGTCCGACGTCGTCGACGGCGCGTCGACCGAGCACACCCCGGTGGCGCACGACGCCGAGCACCCGCTCTTCGTGATGTACACCTCCGGCACCACCGGGAAGCCGAAGGGCATCCTGCACACCACCGGCGGCTACCTCACCCAGGCGGCGTTCACCCACTGGGAGGTCTTCGACCTCAAGCCCGAGACCGACGTCTACTGGTGCACCGCCGACATCGGCTGGATCACCGGCCACTCCTACATCGTCTACGGACCGCTGGCCAACGGCGCGACCCAGGTGCTCTACGAGGGCACCCCGGACTTCCCGGAGAAGGGCCGCTGGTGGCAGATCATCGAGGAGTACGGCGTCACCATCTTCTACACGGCGCCGACCGCGATCCGGACCTTCATGAAGCAGGGCCGCGCCATCCCCGACGCCCGCGACCTCTCCTCGGTCCGCCTGCTCGGGTCGGTCGGTGAGCCGATCAACCCCGAGGCCTACATCTGGTACCGCGACGTCATCGGCGGCTCGAAGGTGCCGGTGGTGGACACCTGGTGGCAGACCGAGACCGGCGCGATCATGATCTCGCCGCTCCCCGGGGTGACGGCTGGGAAGCCGGGCTCGGCGATGAAGGCCCTGCCGGGTGTGGGCGCCGACGTGGTCGACGACAACGGCGTCTCCGTGCCGGACGGTGCCGGGGGCTACCTCGTGCTCACCCAGCCGTGGCCGTCGATGCTGCGTACGATCTGGGGGGACGACCAGCGCTACGTCGACACCTATTGGTCGCGCTTCAAGGACCAGGGGTTCTACTTCGCCGGCGACGGCGCGAAGAAGGACGAGGACGGCGACGTCTGGGTCCTGGGCCGCGTCGACGACGTGATGAACGTGTCGGGGCACCGGCTCTCCACCACCGAGATCGAGTCGGCGCTGGTCTCGCACGCCTACGTCGCGGAGGCGGCGGTCGTCGGTGCGACCGACCCTGACACGGGGCAGGCGGTGGTGGCGTACGTCATCCTGCGCGACGGGTCGCCGGAGGACTGCGAGAAGGAGCTCTCCGACCACGTCCGCAAGGAGATCGGCCCGATCGCCAAGCCGCGGCAGATCATGATCGTGCCGGAGCTGCCCAAGACCCGCTCGGGGAAGATCATGCGGCGACTGCTGCGCGACCTCGCCGAGGGTCGCGGTGTCGGCGACACGACCACGCTGGCCGACCAGACGATCATGGATCTCATCGCCGCGGGGCAGGCGACCTCGACCGACGACTGATCCCGCTCAGCAACGGGGCGTCGCGGACGCCCAGGCCCGGTGGTCGAGCTTGTCGAGACCACCGGGCCGTTGCGTACTAGTGCTTCTTGTACTTCACCCGGCGGATGAAGTGGTTGTCGGTCCAGATCGGGTCCTTCTTGACCGTCTCACCGGACCGGGGCGAGTGCCAGATCCAGCGGCGCCCGTCGTGCTTCCCGGCGTAGATGCCGACGTGGTAGACGCCGCCGCTGCCGTAGAAGAAGACCAGGTCGCCCTTACGCGGCTTCTTGACCTTGAAGGTGTGGCTGACCTGTGCCGACGAGCTGTGCGGGAGCTTGTAGCCGAGCTTCTTGTAGACCCACTGGGTCAGACCCGAGCAGTCGTAGGAGTGGGGGCCGTTGCCGCCGTAGGAGTACGGGTCGCCGGCCTGGCTCTTGACGCGGCGGAGCGCTCGCAGCCCGCGCGACTTCTTCTTTTTCTTCGTGGTCTGAGTGCTCGTGTGGCTGCTCGTCTGGGCGCCGGTCTGGGCACTCGAGCCCGGCGGTGAAGCGGCCGTGGCGGACTGGGTGGGTGCGGCGACGAGCGCGAGACCGACCACCAGGGCGGTCGCAAGGCCGAGGGTCATCGATCTGCGGACGCGCGAAAGCGCCCGGAAACACGATCCGGTCATTCGAGGTTCCCCTGTTGCAGCGACGCCTGCGAAGGTTTACCTGTCGGATTCGGGCTGCTGTTGCCCGGGCGCTGGATGTGTTCCGTCTACGCCTTCACCCCAAGCCGGTCGGCCTTGTCTCTGGCTCCCGGCGCACTGCTTGGCTCCCCCGTGCCCGCCACCGTGGTCGGATCGACTCTCCTCCGGTTGTGACGGGCCTCGGCGCGACCGGAGCGGCCCCACCGTTCGGCGAGGGCTGACTTCACTATGCAAGAGGTGCCGTGCACGTGGGGGTATTTGTGCAGCAACTCACGCTGAATTTCATAGTTTTGCTTATATTTGCCTTGGTTTGTGTCCGTCACCGCCTTCATGAGCGCCGCGGGTTGATCACCCTTCGAGCTCGGACGACAACGCTTGCTAGGGTCGTCGTCAGGTGTGCCGGGAAGTCTGGTCGGCGTGAGTTCATCGACCCCTGAGCCTCTGGAGGGCCGCCCGTGACCGACACCCGCAACCGACTGTTCACCCGTGGCTCCTGGCTGGAGACGTCACGTACGGCCGAGATCCTGCGCGCCGAGACGACCGGCGGCATCCTCCTCATCGTCGCCGCGATCATCGCGGTCGTCCTCGCGAACAGCCCGTTGCAGGACGCGTACGAAGCCGTCCGCGACTACCGCATCGGACCGCACGCTCTCCACCTCGATCTGACCATCGGCACCTGGGCGGCCGACGGGCTGCTGGCGATCTTCTTCTTCGTCGCGGGCCTGGAGCTCAAGCGGGAGTTCGTCTCCGGCGACCTCCGCGACCCCCGGCGGGCCGCGCTGCCGATCGCGGCCGCCGTCGGCGGCATGGTGGTGCCGGCCCTGGTCTACGTGGCGGTCAACCTGATCGGCGGCGGCTCGCTGGCCGGCTGGGCGACCCCGGTGGCCACCGACATCGCCTTCGCGGTCGCCATCCTGGCGGTCATCTCGACGCACCTGCCGGCGGGGCTGCGTACGTTCCTGCTGACGCTCGCCGTCGTCGACGACCTGCTCGGCATCATCGTCATCGCGGTCTTCTTCACCTCGGAGCTGCACATCGGCTTCCTGCTGCTGGCGCTCGTCCCGATCGGGCTCTTCGCGGTACTCGTCCAGCGTCGGATCCGCAACCCCTGGCTGCTGCTTCCGCTCGCCGCGATCGCCTGGGCGCTCGTGCACGCCAGCGGCGTCCACGCCACCGTGGCCGGTGTGCTCCTCGGCTTCACCGTGCCGGTGATCGCACGCAACCCGGAGGCCAAGCGAGGCCTCGCCGAGCACTTCGAGCACCTGGTCCGGCCGATCTCCGCCGGCGTCGCGGTGCCGATCTTCGCCTTCTTCGCCGCCGGGGTTTCGTTGGGTGGCTGGTCGGGGATCACCGGGGCGCTGCGCGACCCGATCACGCTCGGCATCATCCTCGGCCTGGTCGTCGGCAAGACCGTCGGCATCTCCGGGTCGACCTGGCTGCTGGCTCGGTTCACCCGGGCCTCGCTCGACGACGATCTTGCCTGGACCGACGTGATCGGGATGGCGATGCTGGCCGGCATCGGGTTCACCGTGTCGCTGCTGATCGGAGAGCTGGCCTTCGGGTCGGATCCCTCCGCACACGACCACATGAAGGTGGGCGTCCTGTTCGGGTCGGTGCTCGCTGCTCTGCTCGCGACTATCGTGCTGCGAGCCCGCAACCGGGTCTACCGCCGCATCGGCGAGCTGGAGACGATCGACGCCAACAAGGACGGCGTGCCGGACGTGTTCGAGGATGATCAGGGTCGGGACCGGTAAGGTCGTGAGCGCTCCCCAACACACGTTCAGCGAAGGGTTCCCATGGCAGTCGACATCGTGAAGTCCCCGGGCGGCGAGGACCCGACGATCGGGAAGCTCGTCGTCGACGCCACTCGTGACATCTCCGAGCTCGTCAACAAGGAGATCACGCTCGCCAAGCAGGAGCTCAAGGTCTCGGTGACCAATGCCGGCGTCGGCATCGGCCTCTTCGCCGCCGCCGCGTTCCTGCTCGTCCTGGCCGTGATCATGCTGTCCGTCTCGGTGGCCTACTTCATCCACTGGGCCGGCCTGGGCCTGCACTGGTCCTTCCTCATCGTCTTCGGCTTCTACGTGCTGCTGGCCGCGTTGCTCGGATTCATCGGCGTACTCAAGGTGAAGAAGGTCAAGGCCCCCGAGAAGGCCATCGCCCAGGGCAAGGAGATCCCCCGGGCGCTCAAGGGCCAGCGCTGACCCCCTCCGCCGAAACGGTAGTTCTGGCGGCCGAGTCTGTAGTTGTGGCGAGCGAGTCTGTAGTTGTGGCGCGCTGATTCGGGCCATTCGCTGTCCACAGGCAGGTTTCGCGGCGGAGTTATCCACAGCCGACCGAAACGGCAGTGAATTTCGTACGCCACGAGCGCACAGTGGCTCGCATGAACCTGTCAGTTGTCGGCGCTGCCTCGGCTCTGCCAGCGCGCCCGTTTGCCGCCAGCGAGCTCAACGAGCTCTCCATCAAGAGGTACGACCTCCGCGTTGCGGTCGAGCGCGGCGAGGTCCTCAGACCCTTCCGCGGCGTCTTCATACCGTCCGGCGTGGAAGACACCGCGGAGACACGGGCAGCAGCGGTCTCTCGTGTCGTATCTCCCCACCACGTCGTGTCCGACCGCACCGCCGCGTGGATCCACGGGATCAACGCCTACTCGCTCAGTGAGCAGGCCCAGATCCCCGCGGTCGAGGCCTGCGCCCGCCGTGGCTACGCGCCCACACGCCTCGAAGGGGTCGATGGCCGCTCACGCGACCTCCTCGATCGGGACATCACGACGATCAACGGCGTCAAGATCACGACCCCACTGCGAACCGCGCTCGATCTCGGCTGCAATCTGAAGCGTCGCGAGGCAATGGCTGCTCTCAACGAGTTCGCCAAGGAGCACGGCATCACCCGATCTGGCCTCTACCAGGAGCTCCCTCGCTTCAAGGGCCGACGCGGCGTCGTCCAACTCCGTGAACTCGTTCCCCTCCTCAATCGCCACGTCGAGTCCCAGCGGGAGTCATGGACGTTGCTGGCGATCAGCGACGCTGGCCTACCGCTTCCCGAGACGCAAGTCTGGGTCGACGTGGACGGCATCCCGACCTATCGACTCGACTTCGCCTACCGACTTGCCAAGGTCGCCGTCGAATACGACGGCGAGGACCACGACAACCCCGACCAGCGGATCTACGACGAGGAACGCCGGGGCTGGCTCGTCGACCACGGTTGGATCGTCATCGTCGTGCGTCGAGGTGACTTCACCGGCGATCGCCTCGATGCGTGGCTCCGCGAGATCAAGGAGGCGCTCATCCCGACGTACTCCTCCCGACGATTCTGACCCGGCCCCACCGAACGCCGAGTCCGCAGTTGTGGCGTGCCGAATCTGTAGTTGTGGGCGACGAAACTCGAGTTTCGTCGCCCACAACTACAGATTCGACGCCCAGAACTCCCCACTCGCCCCGCCGTTTCTACCGACTCGGCGGGGCGGGCTGGGCGAGGGTTCAGCCGGCGCAGGCTCCGGTGTCGACAGCAGCGGTCTGAGTGCGAGCCTGGCGGGCGATGTCGATGACCTGGTCGGTGGTGAGGGCGTAGCCGGTCTCGGAGTCGGTGACCGAGGCGGCGAAGACGACGCCCACGACGTCACCCTCGGAGTCGACGATGGGGCCGCCGGAGTTGCCGGGGCGGATGAGGCTGCGTACGGAGTAGACGTCACGGATGACGGTGCCGACGCCGTAGATGTCGGGCGAGCGGAGGCGCTGCTCGGCGCGGATCCGGCCGGGCTGTACGTCGAAGGGGCCGTCCTGCGGATAGCCGAGGACCGCGATCGGGTCCTCAGCGGCGGCGGTGCGGTCGAACTCGAGACGGTCGAGGTTGCCGCCGCCCTTGAACTTCAGGACCGCGATGTCGATCTCGGGGTCGTAGTGGACGACCTTGGCGTCGTTGGCGCCGTCGCCGACGATCACGTTGGGGTCGTCGACACCGGCAACCACGTGCGCATTGGTCATCAGGTAGCCGCGGCCGATGACGAAGCCGGTGCCCTCGACGCCCTTGCCGCACTCGTTGGCGCCACGGATCTTGAGGACCGACTCACCGGCGCGTACGACATCGGGATCGGTGAGCATGCGTCGGGGGCCCGGGCCGACCTCGACGATCCGCTCTCGGGCGAACGGCTCCAGGTAGCGCGGGAAGAACGAGGTGCCGACGACGTCGTTGAACGCGCGCAGCGCGCGGTCGGCGGGCGACGGCATGATCGAGTCGACCTTGGCCAGGATCGCCGACCCGCGAACGGCCGGGGTCAGCCCGTTGATCTGAGCCCCCGAGACCGCCACGCCGAGCGCCCAGGCGACCACGAGCACCGCAGCCGCGCTGAGCAGCGAACCACCGAGCGCATCGACGATCCGAGCCGGCTGCCAGGTGATCTCGTCGCGCACCCTGACACCGCCGTACTGCAGCACCGCCTGGCCGATGGACGCACAGGCGATCACGACGAACAGCGCACCGAGCGAGACCCACAACGACGGCGCGGCGCTGCCCAGCACCTTCGGCGCCAGCCAGATGCCGATGAAGCCACCGAGCAGCAGCCCGCCGGTCGCGAAGGCGCCGGTGATGAAGCCCTGCCAGTAGCCGGAGAGCGCGTAGGCCCCGACGAGGATGATCAGGATCCAATCAAGAAAGTTCACGGCCGATTCCGTTCGCGTCCCTGCAGCATGTATTCGGGCAACTCCTTGATCGGGGCGTCCGGAATCTCCGAGATCCACCCGAGATAGGTGAAGAAGCGGTTGATGATTCCACCTGTAAAGCCCCAGAGGATGACATCCTTCTCCGGTCCGATCAAGAACGCGGGCATCAGCCATCCGCCGCGCCCCGGCGAGCCCACCTGGATCCGATGGGCCGGATCCATGAGATCGGACAAAGGCACCCGATAGACCGCGTGCACCTCCTCGACCGAGCGCGTCGTCACCGGCGAGGGCTCCCGCCACCACGCGATGATCGGCACCACCGCGTGGTTGGAGAACGGGATCCACAGCGCCGGAAGCCGACCGACGACGTCGACACCGGTCGGGTCGAGGCCGGTCTCCTCCCACGCCTCCCGGAGCGCGGCCTCCTCGGCGGTCTCCCCCGGGTCGAGCCGGCCACCGGGGAACGACACCTGACCAGGGTGCGAGCGCATCGTGTGCGAGCGCTCGGTCAGCAGCAGATCCGGGCCCTCGGGACCTTCACCGAAGAGCATGAGCACCGCGGACTCCCGCGCGCTGCCGTCCGCCGGCGGCAGGAACTGCGAGATGTCCTCGCCCTGGATCCGCTCGGCCGCGCCGATAATCTCGTCGAACCACTCCGGCCGTGTCCCATTGGCGGTCACAGCGTGAGCCCCAGCTTCTTCTCCACGAGCTCCTTGACCTGGGTCGCGCTGGTCATGCCGCCCATCTGCAGCAGCTCCACCTCACCCGAGGAGGACAGGACGTACGTCGCCGGCACCGCTCTCGCCGTGAGCGGACCGCCCTGCAGGTCACCGCCGGGATCGGCGTACATCGGGAAGGTCACCCCGCGCGAGATCGCCTCCTCGAGCGCGACCCCGGGCACGGTGTCCATGACGTCGATGCCGATCACCGGCACCTCGTCGCCATAGGTCTCGTAGAAGCTCTGCAGCGCGGGCATCTCCTCCTTGCAGGGCGCACAGAATCCCTGGAAGAGGTTGATCACCATGGGCCCTTGGAAAGAGGCGAGATCGACCGACTCGCCACCGCCGAGGCAGGGTAGCTCGATCGGCGGCAGACCTCCGTCGCTCGCAGAACCGGGGCGGCACTCCTCCACGTCGGATGCCTTCTTGGCCGCGACCATGTCGTCGGTGGCGACGTCGACCTTCGAGGAGGACGGTCCGTCGCCGAGCGGCGCGCCGGACTGCCCGCCGCCGGCCGAGGACTCGGTGCCGCAACCGGCAAGGCTCGCCAGCAGCAGAGCGGCCACCGCCGCACCAACTCGACGAACCATCAGTTGCGGCCCTCCGTGCGGACCAGCTTCGCGGCCGCGACCGGGTCCGTCGGCCCCTCCCCGTACCCCGGGCACAACTGCGCCACCGGGCAGGCACCGCAGGCCGGCTTCTGGGCATGACAGATCCGCCGTCCGTGCCAGATCACGTGGTGGGACAGCATCGTCCAGTCCCGCTTCTCGAACAGCGCGCCGACCTCGTGCTCGACCTTGACCGGGTCCTTCTCGGTCGTCCAGCCGAAACGCCTCGAGAGCCGACCGAAGTGTGTGTCGACGGTGATCCCCGGCTTGCCGAAGGCGTTGCCGAGCACCACGTTGGCGGTCTTGCGCCCGACGCCGGGCAGCTTGACCAGCTGCTCCAGACGGGAGGGCACCTCCCCGTCGTACTCCTCCACCAGCACCGCACTCAGCTTCAGCAGCGCCTCGGTCTTGGCGCGGAAGAAGCCGAGCGGTCCGACGAGCTGCTCCAGGTGCTCCCGGGGCGCCGCGGCCATCTCCTTCGCGGTCGGGTAGGCCGCGAACAGGGCGGGCGAGGCGAGGTTCACCCGCTTGTCGGTCGTCTGTGCGCTGAGCACCGTGACGACCAGGCACTCGAACGGATTGGTGAAGTCGAGCTCGGCCTTCGCATCCGGGTAGGTCTCACCGAGGATGCGGTCGATCCGACGGGCGCGACGCACCAGACCCAGGCGCGTCTCAGTCGCAAACTTCTGGGCAGGCACGCAGCAAGGCTACGCGGCCGCACCGACAATCCCGATCCGGCCCAGCAGACGGCTAGCACAAATACCGCCGCACACATGCACTTTCTGGGCTTATCAGCGCCTTATCGGTGGGGGATGTGCACCTGTGAGACGTTCCACAGATAGGATTCCCGGTGTAATACCCGCGGATGTGGGGAAAATCCAGGAGGAATGGCCGCAATGGACAACGACGTACTCCGTCAGGCACCGCTCTTCAGCGCACTCGATGACGAGTCGATGACGGCCCTGCACGCCTCGATGGCAGAGTCGAAGCTCCGCCGCGGAGAGGTGCTCTTTCACGAGGGTGACTCCGGCGACAAGCTGTACGTC includes:
- a CDS encoding MarP family serine protease; this encodes MNFLDWILIILVGAYALSGYWQGFITGAFATGGLLLGGFIGIWLAPKVLGSAAPSLWVSLGALFVVIACASIGQAVLQYGGVRVRDEITWQPARIVDALGGSLLSAAAVLVVAWALGVAVSGAQINGLTPAVRGSAILAKVDSIMPSPADRALRAFNDVVGTSFFPRYLEPFARERIVEVGPGPRRMLTDPDVVRAGESVLKIRGANECGKGVEGTGFVIGRGYLMTNAHVVAGVDDPNVIVGDGANDAKVVHYDPEIDIAVLKFKGGGNLDRLEFDRTAAAEDPIAVLGYPQDGPFDVQPGRIRAEQRLRSPDIYGVGTVIRDVYSVRSLIRPGNSGGPIVDSEGDVVGVVFAASVTDSETGYALTTDQVIDIARQARTQTAAVDTGACAG
- a CDS encoding DUF559 domain-containing protein, with translation MNLSVVGAASALPARPFAASELNELSIKRYDLRVAVERGEVLRPFRGVFIPSGVEDTAETRAAAVSRVVSPHHVVSDRTAAWIHGINAYSLSEQAQIPAVEACARRGYAPTRLEGVDGRSRDLLDRDITTINGVKITTPLRTALDLGCNLKRREAMAALNEFAKEHGITRSGLYQELPRFKGRRGVVQLRELVPLLNRHVESQRESWTLLAISDAGLPLPETQVWVDVDGIPTYRLDFAYRLAKVAVEYDGEDHDNPDQRIYDEERRGWLVDHGWIVIVVRRGDFTGDRLDAWLREIKEALIPTYSSRRF
- a CDS encoding TlpA family protein disulfide reductase — its product is MVRRVGAAVAALLLASLAGCGTESSAGGGQSGAPLGDGPSSSKVDVATDDMVAAKKASDVEECRPGSASDGGLPPIELPCLGGGESVDLASFQGPMVINLFQGFCAPCKEEMPALQSFYETYGDEVPVIGIDVMDTVPGVALEEAISRGVTFPMYADPGGDLQGGPLTARAVPATYVLSSSGEVELLQMGGMTSATQVKELVEKKLGLTL
- a CDS encoding NUDIX hydrolase encodes the protein MTANGTRPEWFDEIIGAAERIQGEDISQFLPPADGSARESAVLMLFGEGPEGPDLLLTERSHTMRSHPGQVSFPGGRLDPGETAEEAALREAWEETGLDPTGVDVVGRLPALWIPFSNHAVVPIIAWWREPSPVTTRSVEEVHAVYRVPLSDLMDPAHRIQVGSPGRGGWLMPAFLIGPEKDVILWGFTGGIINRFFTYLGWISEIPDAPIKELPEYMLQGRERNRP
- the nth gene encoding endonuclease III codes for the protein MPAQKFATETRLGLVRRARRIDRILGETYPDAKAELDFTNPFECLVVTVLSAQTTDKRVNLASPALFAAYPTAKEMAAAPREHLEQLVGPLGFFRAKTEALLKLSAVLVEEYDGEVPSRLEQLVKLPGVGRKTANVVLGNAFGKPGITVDTHFGRLSRRFGWTTEKDPVKVEHEVGALFEKRDWTMLSHHVIWHGRRICHAQKPACGACPVAQLCPGYGEGPTDPVAAAKLVRTEGRN